One window from the genome of Thermus sediminis encodes:
- the rplL gene encoding 50S ribosomal protein L7/L12, which produces MALDIERIKEELSQATVLELKQLIDVLKEAWGVTAAAPVAVAAAPAQAQAAAPVEEKTEFDVVLKEAGAKKLEVIKELRAITGLGLKEAKDLAEKGGPIKEGIPKAEAEEIKKKLEAVGAVVELK; this is translated from the coding sequence ATGGCTTTGGACATCGAGCGCATCAAGGAAGAGCTTTCCCAGGCGACGGTCTTGGAACTCAAGCAGCTCATCGACGTCCTCAAGGAGGCTTGGGGCGTGACCGCCGCGGCTCCTGTGGCCGTGGCCGCTGCTCCCGCCCAGGCCCAGGCGGCGGCCCCCGTGGAGGAGAAGACCGAGTTTGACGTGGTCCTCAAGGAGGCCGGGGCCAAGAAGCTGGAGGTCATCAAGGAGCTTCGGGCCATCACCGGGCTCGGCCTCAAGGAGGCCAAGGACCTGGCGGAGAAGGGCGGCCCCATCAAGGAGGGCATCCCCAAGGCCGAGGCCGAGGAGATCAAGAAGAAGCTGGAGGCCGTGGGCGCGGTGGTGGAGCTGAAGTAA
- the nusG gene encoding transcription termination/antitermination protein NusG has protein sequence MSIEWYAVHTYVGQEEKAKANLEKRVKAFGMGDKIYQVLIPTEEVVEVREGGKKEILKRKLFPGYLFVQMDLGDEEEPNEAWEVVRGTPGITGFVGAGHRPVPLSPDEVRHILQVSGLLGKKEAPKAQVAFREGDQVRVVSGPFADFTGTVTEINPEKGKVKVMVAIFGRETPVELDFSQVVRA, from the coding sequence ATGAGCATCGAATGGTACGCGGTCCACACCTACGTGGGGCAGGAGGAGAAGGCCAAGGCCAACCTGGAGAAGCGGGTGAAGGCCTTCGGCATGGGGGATAAGATCTACCAGGTCCTCATCCCTACGGAAGAGGTGGTGGAGGTGCGCGAGGGGGGGAAGAAGGAGATCCTCAAGCGCAAGCTCTTTCCCGGGTACCTCTTCGTCCAGATGGACCTGGGGGATGAGGAGGAGCCCAATGAGGCCTGGGAGGTGGTCCGGGGTACCCCCGGCATCACCGGCTTTGTGGGGGCGGGCCACCGGCCGGTGCCCCTTTCCCCGGACGAGGTGCGGCACATCCTCCAGGTTTCCGGCCTCCTGGGCAAGAAGGAGGCCCCCAAGGCCCAGGTGGCCTTCCGGGAGGGAGACCAGGTGAGGGTCGTCTCCGGCCCCTTCGCCGATTTCACCGGCACCGTGACCGAGATTAACCCCGAGAAGGGCAAGGTCAAGGTCATGGTCGCCATCTTCGGGCGGGAGACCCCTGTGGAGCTGGACTTTTCCCAGGTGGTTAGGGCCTAA
- the rplA gene encoding 50S ribosomal protein L1: MPKHGKRYRALLEKVDPNRVYPIDEAAALVKELATAKFDETVEVHAKLGIDPRKSDQNVRGTVSLPHGLGKQVRVLAIAKGEKIKEAEEAGADYAGGEEVIQKILDGWMDFDAVVATPDVMGAVGSKLGRILGPRGLLPNPKAGTVGFNIGEIIKEIKAGRIEFRNDKTGAIHAPVGKASFPPEKLADNIRAFIRALEASKPEAAKGTFLRSVYVTSTMGPSIRINPQS; the protein is encoded by the coding sequence ATGCCTAAGCACGGCAAGCGCTACCGGGCCCTCCTGGAGAAGGTGGACCCCAACAGGGTCTACCCTATAGACGAGGCTGCGGCCCTCGTGAAGGAGCTCGCCACCGCCAAGTTTGACGAGACGGTGGAGGTCCACGCCAAGCTGGGCATTGACCCCCGCAAGTCCGACCAGAACGTCCGGGGCACCGTCTCCCTCCCCCACGGCCTGGGCAAGCAGGTGCGGGTCCTGGCCATCGCCAAGGGGGAGAAGATCAAGGAGGCGGAGGAGGCCGGGGCCGACTACGCGGGGGGCGAGGAGGTCATCCAGAAGATCCTGGACGGCTGGATGGACTTTGATGCCGTGGTGGCCACCCCCGACGTGATGGGGGCCGTGGGTTCCAAGCTGGGCCGCATCCTGGGCCCCCGGGGCCTCCTTCCCAACCCCAAGGCGGGGACCGTGGGCTTCAACATCGGGGAGATCATCAAGGAGATCAAGGCGGGGCGGATCGAGTTCCGCAACGACAAGACCGGGGCCATCCACGCCCCCGTGGGCAAGGCGAGCTTCCCCCCTGAGAAGCTCGCTGACAACATCCGGGCCTTTATCCGGGCCCTCGAGGCCAGCAAGCCGGAGGCGGCCAAGGGCACCTTCCTGCGCTCCGTCTACGTGACCAGCACCATGGGGCCCAGCATCCGCATCAACCCCCAGTCCTGA
- the rplJ gene encoding 50S ribosomal protein L10, translating into MPSKRNIALLAALKENLERAHGSFFLVNYQGLSAKETHALRQALKEKGARLFVAKNTLIRIALKELGLPELDGLSGPSAVVFYGDPVAAAKALQEFSRKNPKGIPQVKGGLLQGQPLSAKDLLALAELPTMDELRAELVGVLQAPMAELVGVLGGLGRELVGILEAYAEKKAA; encoded by the coding sequence GTGCCAAGCAAGCGCAACATCGCCCTTCTCGCCGCCCTCAAGGAGAACCTTGAGCGGGCCCATGGCTCCTTCTTCCTGGTGAACTACCAGGGGCTATCCGCCAAGGAGACCCACGCCCTGCGCCAGGCCCTGAAGGAGAAGGGGGCCAGGCTCTTCGTGGCCAAGAACACCCTGATCCGCATCGCCCTGAAGGAGCTGGGCCTGCCGGAGCTGGACGGCCTTTCCGGGCCTAGCGCTGTGGTCTTCTACGGCGACCCGGTGGCCGCGGCCAAGGCCCTCCAGGAGTTCTCCAGGAAGAACCCCAAGGGCATTCCCCAGGTCAAGGGTGGGCTTTTGCAGGGCCAGCCCCTCTCGGCCAAGGACCTCTTGGCCCTGGCGGAGCTCCCCACCATGGACGAGCTCCGGGCGGAGCTCGTGGGCGTGCTCCAGGCCCCCATGGCCGAGCTTGTGGGCGTTTTGGGGGGCTTGGGCCGCGAGCTGGTAGGGATCCTCGAGGCGTACGCGGAGAAGAAGGCGGCTTAG
- the rplK gene encoding 50S ribosomal protein L11, producing MKKVVAVVKLQLPAGKATPAPPVGPALGQHGANIMEFVKAFNAATAGMGDAIVPVEITVYADRSFTFVTKTPPASYLIRKAAGLEKGAHKAGREKAGRITWEQVLEIAKQKLPDMNTTELEAAARMIAGSARSMGVEVVGMPEVRDA from the coding sequence ATGAAGAAAGTCGTTGCCGTAGTCAAGCTACAGCTTCCCGCGGGCAAGGCCACGCCCGCGCCCCCGGTGGGGCCCGCCTTGGGCCAGCACGGGGCCAACATCATGGAGTTCGTCAAGGCCTTCAACGCCGCCACGGCGGGCATGGGGGACGCCATCGTCCCCGTGGAGATCACGGTTTACGCCGACCGCTCCTTCACCTTCGTCACCAAGACCCCGCCCGCCAGCTACCTCATCCGCAAGGCCGCGGGGCTGGAGAAGGGGGCCCACAAGGCCGGCCGGGAGAAGGCGGGGCGGATCACCTGGGAGCAGGTGTTGGAGATCGCCAAGCAGAAGCTGCCCGACATGAATACCACCGAACTCGAGGCCGCCGCCCGGATGATCGCAGGTTCGGCCCGCTCCATGGGGGTGGAGGTGGTGGGGATGCCGGAGGTGAGGGATGCCTAA